One window from the genome of Pseudomonas sp. L5B5 encodes:
- the acnA gene encoding aconitate hydratase AcnA translates to MPSLDSLKTLKTLNIDDKTYHYFSLPDAARSLGDIDALPMSLKVLLENLLRWEDNETVTSDDLKALAAWLKERRSDREIQYRPARVLMQDFTGVPAVVDLAAMRAAMAKAGGDPQRINPLSPVDLVIDHSVMVDKFASSSAFEQNVDIEMQRNGERYAFLRWGQSAFDNFSVVPPGTGICHQVNLEYLGRTVWTKDEDGRTYAFPDTLVGTDSHTTMINGLGVLGWGVGGIEAEAAMLGQPVSMLIPEVIGFKLTGKLKEGITATDLVLTVTQMLRKKGVVGKFVEFYGDGLADLPLADRATIANMAPEYGATCGFFPVDDITLDYLRLSGRPAELVKLVETYSKAQGLWRLPGKEPVFSDSLALDMGTVEASLAGPKRPQDRVALPNVPQAFTDFVDLQFKPTSKEEGRLESEGGGGVAVGNADLIGETDYQHDGQTYRLKNGAVVIAAITSCTNTSNPSVMMAAGLVAKKALEKGLQRKPWVKSSLAPGSKVVTDYYQAAGLTPYLDQLGFDLVGYGCTTCIGNSGPLLEPIEKAIQGSDLTVASVLSGNRNFEGRVHPLVKTNWLASPPLVVAYALAGTVRIDLSREPLGQGKDGQPVYLKDIWPSSQEIADAVAQVNTRMFHKEYAEVFAGDAQWQAIEVPQAATYVWQDDSTYIQHPPFFDDIAGALPEVKDVNGARVLALLGDSVTTDHISPAGNIKADSPAGRYLRDKGVEPRDFNSYGSRRGNHEVMMRGTFANIRIRNEMLGGEEGGNTLYIPTGEKMAIYDAAMKYQTTGTPLVVIAGQEYGTGSSRDWAAKGTNLLGVKAVIAESFERIHRSNLVGMGVLPLQFKAEQNRKSLKLTGRETLDILGLSNTQLTPRMSLQLVITREDGSREQIEVLCRIDTLNEVEYFKSGGILHYVLRQLIAA, encoded by the coding sequence ATGCCATCCCTCGATAGCCTGAAAACCCTCAAGACCCTGAACATAGACGACAAGACCTATCACTATTTCAGCCTGCCGGACGCCGCCAGGAGCCTGGGCGATATCGATGCCCTGCCGATGTCGCTCAAGGTCCTGCTGGAAAACCTGCTGCGCTGGGAGGACAACGAGACCGTCACCAGCGACGATCTCAAGGCCCTCGCCGCCTGGCTCAAGGAACGCCGTTCCGACCGCGAGATCCAGTACCGCCCGGCACGGGTGCTGATGCAGGACTTCACTGGCGTCCCCGCCGTGGTCGACCTGGCTGCCATGCGTGCGGCCATGGCCAAGGCTGGCGGCGATCCGCAGCGGATCAACCCGCTGTCGCCGGTGGACCTGGTGATCGACCACTCGGTGATGGTGGACAAGTTCGCCAGCAGCAGCGCCTTCGAGCAGAACGTCGACATCGAGATGCAACGCAACGGCGAGCGCTATGCCTTCCTGCGGTGGGGCCAGAGCGCCTTCGACAACTTCAGCGTGGTACCACCGGGCACCGGCATCTGCCACCAGGTCAACCTGGAGTACCTGGGGCGCACGGTATGGACCAAGGACGAGGACGGCCGCACCTATGCCTTCCCCGACACCCTGGTGGGCACCGACTCCCACACCACCATGATCAACGGCCTGGGCGTACTGGGCTGGGGCGTGGGCGGGATCGAGGCCGAGGCGGCGATGCTCGGCCAGCCCGTGTCGATGCTGATTCCCGAAGTCATCGGCTTCAAGCTCACCGGCAAGCTCAAGGAAGGCATCACCGCCACCGACCTGGTGCTGACGGTGACCCAGATGCTGCGCAAAAAAGGCGTGGTCGGTAAATTCGTCGAGTTCTACGGTGACGGCCTGGCCGACCTGCCCCTGGCGGACCGCGCCACCATCGCCAACATGGCCCCTGAATATGGTGCCACCTGCGGTTTCTTCCCGGTGGATGACATCACCCTGGACTACCTGCGCCTTTCAGGTCGCCCTGCCGAATTGGTGAAGCTGGTGGAAACCTACAGCAAGGCCCAGGGCCTGTGGCGCCTGCCAGGCAAGGAGCCGGTGTTCAGCGACAGCCTGGCACTGGACATGGGCACCGTGGAGGCCAGCCTCGCCGGCCCCAAGCGCCCTCAGGACCGAGTGGCGCTGCCCAACGTGCCCCAGGCCTTCACCGACTTTGTGGACCTGCAGTTCAAACCCACCAGCAAGGAAGAAGGCCGCCTGGAAAGCGAAGGTGGCGGTGGTGTAGCCGTGGGTAACGCCGATCTGATCGGCGAGACCGACTACCAGCACGACGGTCAGACCTATCGCCTGAAAAACGGCGCGGTGGTGATCGCAGCCATCACCTCCTGCACCAACACTTCCAACCCCAGCGTGATGATGGCGGCCGGGCTGGTGGCCAAGAAGGCGCTGGAAAAGGGCCTGCAACGCAAGCCCTGGGTCAAGAGCTCCCTGGCGCCCGGCTCCAAGGTGGTGACCGACTACTACCAGGCTGCCGGACTGACCCCTTACCTCGACCAACTGGGCTTCGACCTGGTGGGTTACGGCTGCACCACCTGCATCGGCAACTCCGGACCGCTGCTGGAGCCGATCGAGAAGGCCATCCAGGGTTCCGACCTGACGGTGGCCTCGGTGCTCTCCGGCAACCGCAACTTCGAAGGCCGGGTGCATCCGCTGGTGAAGACCAACTGGCTGGCCTCGCCGCCCCTGGTGGTGGCCTATGCCCTGGCCGGCACGGTGCGCATCGACCTCAGCCGTGAGCCCCTGGGCCAGGGCAAAGATGGCCAGCCGGTGTACCTGAAGGACATCTGGCCCAGCAGCCAGGAAATCGCCGACGCCGTCGCCCAGGTCAACACCCGGATGTTCCACAAGGAATACGCCGAAGTGTTTGCCGGCGATGCCCAGTGGCAGGCCATCGAGGTGCCCCAGGCCGCTACCTATGTCTGGCAGGATGACTCCACCTACATCCAGCACCCCCCCTTCTTCGATGACATCGCCGGCGCCCTGCCCGAGGTCAAGGACGTCAATGGCGCCCGGGTGCTGGCGCTGCTGGGGGATTCGGTGACCACCGACCACATCTCTCCCGCCGGCAACATCAAGGCCGACAGCCCCGCCGGGCGCTACTTGCGGGACAAGGGCGTGGAACCCCGGGACTTCAACTCCTACGGCTCGCGGCGCGGCAACCACGAAGTGATGATGCGCGGCACCTTCGCCAACATCCGCATTCGCAACGAAATGCTTGGCGGCGAGGAAGGTGGCAATACGCTGTACATCCCCACCGGCGAGAAAATGGCGATCTACGACGCGGCCATGAAGTACCAGACCACGGGCACGCCATTGGTGGTGATTGCAGGGCAGGAATACGGCACCGGCTCCAGCCGCGACTGGGCGGCCAAGGGCACCAACCTGCTGGGGGTCAAGGCGGTGATCGCCGAGAGCTTCGAACGTATCCACCGCTCCAACCTGGTGGGCATGGGCGTGCTGCCGCTGCAGTTCAAGGCCGAACAGAACCGCAAGAGCCTCAAGCTCACCGGCCGGGAGACCCTGGATATCCTCGGGCTCAGCA